One part of the Capra hircus breed San Clemente chromosome 4, ASM170441v1, whole genome shotgun sequence genome encodes these proteins:
- the GHRHR gene encoding growth hormone-releasing hormone receptor isoform X3 gives MLGTKFATLLQGNRSSQLTEGAVKRDCTTAGWSEPFPPYPEACPVPLELLTEEKSYFSAVRIVYTMGHSVSAAALLVAIIILVALRRLHCPRNYIHTQLFTTFILKAAAVFLKDATLFHRENMDHCSFSTVLCKASVTASHFATMTNFSWLLAEAVYLTCLLASTLPSTRRVFWWLVLAAWGLPLLFTSMWVGCKLAFEDVACWDLDDSSPYWWIIKGPIVLSVGVNFGLFLNIIRILLRKLEPTQGSLHTQPQYWRLSKSTLLLIPLFGIHYVIFNFLPDSAGLDIRLPLELGLGSFQGFIVAILYCFLNQEVRTEISRRWHGHDPELLPARRTHIK, from the exons ATGCTGGGGACCAAGTTCGCTACTCTGCTCCAAGGAAACAGAAGCTCTCAATTAACAGAAG GGGCTGTGAAGAGGGACTGCACCACTGCGGGCTGGTCGGAGCCCTTCCCGCCTTATCCCGAGGCCTGCCCTGTGCCCCTGGAGCTGCTGACTGAGGAG AAATCCTACTTCTCCGCGGTAAGGATCGTCTACACCATGGGCCACAGCGTCTCGGCTGCAGCGCTCCTAGTGGCCATCATCATCCTGGTCGCTCTCAG GAGGCTCCACTGCCCCAGGAACTACATCCACACCCAGCTGTTCACCACCTTTATCCTCAAGGCGGCAGCTGTGTTCCTGAAGGACGCCACCCTCTTCCACCGGGAGAACATGGACCACTGCAGCTTCTCCACT GTCCTGTGCAAGGCTTCTGTGACCGCCTCTCATTTCGCTACCATGACCAACTTCAGCTGGCTGCTGGCAGAAGCTGtgtacctgacctgcctcttagccTCCACACTGCCCAGCACAAGGAGGGTCTTCTGGTGGCTGGTTCTTGCTGCCTGGG GGCTTCCTCTGCTCTTCACCAGCATGTGGGTGGGTTGCAAGTTGGCCTTTGAAGATGTTGC GTGCTGGGACCTGGACGACAGCTCCCCCTACTGGTGGATCATCAAAGGACCCATCGTCCTCTCTGTTGGG GTGAACTTTGGGCTTTTTCTCAATATTATCCGTATCCTGCTGAGGAAACTGGAGCCAACTCAGGGCAGCCTCCACACCCAGCCTCAGTACTg GCGTCTCTCTAAGTCAACGCTTCTCCTCATTCCGCTGTTTGGAATCCACTATGTCATTTTCAACTTCCTGCCTGACAGTGCTGGGCTGGACATCCGCCTCCCCCTAGAACTGGGACTGGGCTCTTTCCAG GGCTTCATTGTTGCTATCCTGTACTGCTTCCTCAACCAAGAG GTGAGGACTGAGATCTCACGGAGATGGCACGGCCACGATCCTGAACTTCTGCCAGCCCGGAGGACTCATATCAA GTGA
- the GHRHR gene encoding growth hormone-releasing hormone receptor isoform X1 — MGSRVWGVCVLCLLGPLPIVLGHVHPECDVITQLREDEQACLQAAEGMPNSTLGCPRIWDGLLCWPMAGSGEWVSLPCPAFFSHFSLEPGAVKRDCTTAGWSEPFPPYPEACPVPLELLTEEKSYFSAVRIVYTMGHSVSAAALLVAIIILVALRRLHCPRNYIHTQLFTTFILKAAAVFLKDATLFHRENMDHCSFSTVLCKASVTASHFATMTNFSWLLAEAVYLTCLLASTLPSTRRVFWWLVLAAWGLPLLFTSMWVGCKLAFEDVACWDLDDSSPYWWIIKGPIVLSVGVNFGLFLNIIRILLRKLEPTQGSLHTQPQYWRLSKSTLLLIPLFGIHYVIFNFLPDSAGLDIRLPLELGLGSFQGFIVAILYCFLNQEVRTEISRRWHGHDPELLPARRTHIK, encoded by the exons ATGGGCAGCAGGGTGTGGGGCGTCTGCGTCCTCTGCTTGCTGGGCCCCTTGCCAATC GTCCTGGGCCACGTGCACCCAGAGTGTGATGTCATCACTCAGCTGAGAGAGGACGAGCAAGCGTGTCTACAAGCTGCTGAAGGGATGCCCAACTCCACCTTGG GCTGCCCCAGGATCTGGGACGGGCTGCTGTGCTGGCCGATGGCGGGCTCCGGAGAGTGGGTGAGCCTCCCCTGCCCGGCTTTCTTCTCTCACTTCAGCTTGGAGCCAG GGGCTGTGAAGAGGGACTGCACCACTGCGGGCTGGTCGGAGCCCTTCCCGCCTTATCCCGAGGCCTGCCCTGTGCCCCTGGAGCTGCTGACTGAGGAG AAATCCTACTTCTCCGCGGTAAGGATCGTCTACACCATGGGCCACAGCGTCTCGGCTGCAGCGCTCCTAGTGGCCATCATCATCCTGGTCGCTCTCAG GAGGCTCCACTGCCCCAGGAACTACATCCACACCCAGCTGTTCACCACCTTTATCCTCAAGGCGGCAGCTGTGTTCCTGAAGGACGCCACCCTCTTCCACCGGGAGAACATGGACCACTGCAGCTTCTCCACT GTCCTGTGCAAGGCTTCTGTGACCGCCTCTCATTTCGCTACCATGACCAACTTCAGCTGGCTGCTGGCAGAAGCTGtgtacctgacctgcctcttagccTCCACACTGCCCAGCACAAGGAGGGTCTTCTGGTGGCTGGTTCTTGCTGCCTGGG GGCTTCCTCTGCTCTTCACCAGCATGTGGGTGGGTTGCAAGTTGGCCTTTGAAGATGTTGC GTGCTGGGACCTGGACGACAGCTCCCCCTACTGGTGGATCATCAAAGGACCCATCGTCCTCTCTGTTGGG GTGAACTTTGGGCTTTTTCTCAATATTATCCGTATCCTGCTGAGGAAACTGGAGCCAACTCAGGGCAGCCTCCACACCCAGCCTCAGTACTg GCGTCTCTCTAAGTCAACGCTTCTCCTCATTCCGCTGTTTGGAATCCACTATGTCATTTTCAACTTCCTGCCTGACAGTGCTGGGCTGGACATCCGCCTCCCCCTAGAACTGGGACTGGGCTCTTTCCAG GGCTTCATTGTTGCTATCCTGTACTGCTTCCTCAACCAAGAG GTGAGGACTGAGATCTCACGGAGATGGCACGGCCACGATCCTGAACTTCTGCCAGCCCGGAGGACTCATATCAA GTGA
- the GHRHR gene encoding growth hormone-releasing hormone receptor isoform X2 → MGSRVWGVCVLCLLGPLPIVLGHVHPECDVITQLREDEQACLQAAEGMPNSTLGCPRIWDGLLCWPMAGSGEWVSLPCPAFFSHFSLEPGAVKRDCTTAGWSEPFPPYPEACPVPLELLTEEKSYFSAVRIVYTMGHSVSAAALLVAIIILVALRRLHCPRNYIHTQLFTTFILKAAAVFLKDATLFHRENMDHCSFSTVLCKASVTASHFATMTNFSWLLAEAVYLTCLLASTLPSTRRVFWWLVLAAWGLPLLFTSMWVGCKLAFEDVACWDLDDSSPYWWIIKGPIVLSVGVNFGLFLNIIRILLRKLEPTQGSLHTQPQYWRLSKSTLLLIPLFGIHYVIFNFLPDSAGLDIRLPLELGLGSFQVRTEISRRWHGHDPELLPARRTHIK, encoded by the exons ATGGGCAGCAGGGTGTGGGGCGTCTGCGTCCTCTGCTTGCTGGGCCCCTTGCCAATC GTCCTGGGCCACGTGCACCCAGAGTGTGATGTCATCACTCAGCTGAGAGAGGACGAGCAAGCGTGTCTACAAGCTGCTGAAGGGATGCCCAACTCCACCTTGG GCTGCCCCAGGATCTGGGACGGGCTGCTGTGCTGGCCGATGGCGGGCTCCGGAGAGTGGGTGAGCCTCCCCTGCCCGGCTTTCTTCTCTCACTTCAGCTTGGAGCCAG GGGCTGTGAAGAGGGACTGCACCACTGCGGGCTGGTCGGAGCCCTTCCCGCCTTATCCCGAGGCCTGCCCTGTGCCCCTGGAGCTGCTGACTGAGGAG AAATCCTACTTCTCCGCGGTAAGGATCGTCTACACCATGGGCCACAGCGTCTCGGCTGCAGCGCTCCTAGTGGCCATCATCATCCTGGTCGCTCTCAG GAGGCTCCACTGCCCCAGGAACTACATCCACACCCAGCTGTTCACCACCTTTATCCTCAAGGCGGCAGCTGTGTTCCTGAAGGACGCCACCCTCTTCCACCGGGAGAACATGGACCACTGCAGCTTCTCCACT GTCCTGTGCAAGGCTTCTGTGACCGCCTCTCATTTCGCTACCATGACCAACTTCAGCTGGCTGCTGGCAGAAGCTGtgtacctgacctgcctcttagccTCCACACTGCCCAGCACAAGGAGGGTCTTCTGGTGGCTGGTTCTTGCTGCCTGGG GGCTTCCTCTGCTCTTCACCAGCATGTGGGTGGGTTGCAAGTTGGCCTTTGAAGATGTTGC GTGCTGGGACCTGGACGACAGCTCCCCCTACTGGTGGATCATCAAAGGACCCATCGTCCTCTCTGTTGGG GTGAACTTTGGGCTTTTTCTCAATATTATCCGTATCCTGCTGAGGAAACTGGAGCCAACTCAGGGCAGCCTCCACACCCAGCCTCAGTACTg GCGTCTCTCTAAGTCAACGCTTCTCCTCATTCCGCTGTTTGGAATCCACTATGTCATTTTCAACTTCCTGCCTGACAGTGCTGGGCTGGACATCCGCCTCCCCCTAGAACTGGGACTGGGCTCTTTCCAG GTGAGGACTGAGATCTCACGGAGATGGCACGGCCACGATCCTGAACTTCTGCCAGCCCGGAGGACTCATATCAA GTGA